The Mycolicibacterium aichiense region GCAGGTCGTGCACGTACTCGGCGGGGGCGCCTGCAATCTCGGCGGCGTCGGCCATCACACCGATGTAGCGCGCCGACGGTAGACCGCCCTCCCAGGCGTCCAGCACATACAGCCAGGCGAGCACGGGATCGGTTGTGGTGTCCGTCGATTCGCATTCGATGCGGCATCTGATCTTCTTGTGGAAGCCGAGCTCGGAGCCTTCCCAGCGGTCCAGGTTCGCCTCGTCGGCCGGTGTCATGTCA contains the following coding sequences:
- a CDS encoding gamma-glutamylcyclotransferase, with the translated sequence MPLYAAYGSNMHPEQMLERAPHSPMAGTGWLHGWRLTFAGEDIGWEGALATLVEDPGSKVFVVLYDMTPADEANLDRWEGSELGFHKKIRCRIECESTDTTTDPVLAWLYVLDAWEGGLPSARYIGVMADAAEIAGAPAEYVHDLRTRPASNVGPGHGSG